The following are from one region of the Ochotona princeps isolate mOchPri1 chromosome 4, mOchPri1.hap1, whole genome shotgun sequence genome:
- the LOC101526906 gene encoding olfactory receptor 51E2 has product MSSCNFTHATFVLIGIPGLEEAHFWFGFPLLSMYAVAVFGNCVVVFIVKTERNLHAPMYLFLCMLAAIDLALSTSTMPKILALFWFDSREITFEACLAQMFFIHALSAIESTILLAMAFDRYVAICHPLRHASVLNNTVTAQIGMVALVRGSLFFIPLPLLIKRLAFCHSNVLSHSYCVHQDVMKLASADTLPNVVYGLTAILLVMGVDVMFISLSYFLIIRTVLQLPSKSERAKAFGTCVSHIGVVLAFYVPLIGLSVVHRFGNSLDPIVHVLMGDVYLLLPPVINPIIYGAKTKQIRTRVMAMFKISCDKDLQTVEHS; this is encoded by the coding sequence ATGAGTTCCTGCAACTTCACACATGCCACCTTTGTGCTTATCGGTATCCCAGGACTAGAGGAAGCCCATTTCTGGTTCGGATTTCCACTGCTGTCAATGTACGCCGTGGCAGTGTTTGGGAATTGCGTCGTGGTCTTCATCGTAAAGACAGAGCGCAACCTGCATGCTCCCATGTATCTCTTCCTCTGCATGCTGGCAGCTATTGACCTGGCCTTGTCCACATCCACCATGCCCAAGATCCTCGCCCTCTTCTGGTTTGACTCACGGGAGATTACCTTTGAAGCCTGCCTTGCCCAGATGTTCTTCATTCACGCCCTCTCAGCCATTGAATCCACCATCCTGCTAGCCATGGCCTTTGACAGATATGTAGCTATCTGCCACCCACTGCGCCATGCCTCGGTGCTCAACAACACAGTCACCGCTCAGATCGGCATGGTGGCCCTGGTCCGTGGATCTCTCTTCTTTATCCCACTGCCTCTGCTCATCAAAAGGCTGGCCTTCTGCCACTCCAATGTGCTCTCACATTCTTACTGTGTGCATCAAGATGTGATGAAGTTGGCCTCTGCAGACACATTACCCAATGTGGTCTATGGTCTTACGGCCATTCTGCTGGTCATGGGTGTGGATGTCATGTTCATTTCCTTGTCCTATTTTCTCATTATACGAACAGTGCTGCAACTGCCTTCCAAGTCAGAGAGGGCCAAGGCCTTTGGGACCTGTGTGTCCCACATTGGTGTGGTCCTGGCTTTCTATGTGCCGCTCATTGGTCTCTCAGTCGTGCACCGCTTTGGGAACAGCCTTGATCCCATTGTGCATGTGCTCATGGGGGATGTCTACTTACTGTTGCCACCTGTGATCAATCCCATCATTTATGGTGCCAAGACCAAGCAGATCAGAACACGAGTGATGGCCATGTTCAAGATCAGCTGTGACAAGGATCTTCAGACTGTGGAACACAGTTGA
- the LOC131479993 gene encoding olfactory receptor 51I2-like yields MLLSQSLLNISFFQPPAFLMSGIPGMEAVHGWISIPFSSMYTMALTGNILIFLAVRRTPSLHQPMYYFLCMLALTDVGLTLSTLPTTLAVLWFDHRLIAFHACLVQMFFLHFFSVVESSVLLAMSFDRFVAISNPLHYAAILTNSIIVRMGLAIVARATVSLFPLPFLLKRLNYCPGKILLSHSFCFHADVMKLDTADNSKRNHEIGPSTVP; encoded by the coding sequence ATGCTCCTGTCCCAATCCTTGCTCAACATCTCCTTCTTCCAGCCACCTGCTTTCCTCATGAGTGGCATCCCAGGGATGGAGGCTGTTCACGGCTGGATCTCCATCCCCTTCTCCTCCATGTACACAATGGCCCTCACTGGAAATATCCTCATCTTCCTCGCTGTGAGGAGGACTCCAAGCCTGCACCAGCCCATGTACTACTTCCTGTGCATGCTGGCCCTCACCGATGTGGGCCTCACCTTGTCCACACTGCCCACCACACTGGCAGTGCTCTGGTTTGACCATCGGCTCATTGCCTTCCATGCTTGCTTGGTTCAGATGTTCTTCCTGCACTTCTTCTCGGTAGTGGAGTCCTCAGTGCTCCTGGCCATGTCCTTTGATCGCTTTGTGGCCATCTCTAACCCCTTGCACTATGCAGCTATCCTCACAAATAGCATCATTGTCAGGATgggactggccattgtggctcgaGCCACAGTGtccctcttccctctgcctttcctcctgaaGCGACTGAACTATTGCCCTGGCAAGATCCTCTTGTCACACTCGTTCTGTTTCCATGCAGATGTCATGAAACTGGACACAGCTGATAACTCAAAAAGAAACCATGAAATTGGACCTAgcacagtaccctag